One Papaver somniferum cultivar HN1 chromosome 10, ASM357369v1, whole genome shotgun sequence genomic window carries:
- the LOC113316400 gene encoding clathrin interactor EPSIN 1-like has translation MEFIKFIDQTVREIKKEVNVKILKVPEIQQKVYDATSYEPWGSHGSDLTEIAQATKKLEHLALFPLLIGTSTDCKIIMNVLWTGLADGGSNWRNVYKALAVMEYLVAHGSDTAVYDIINHSFQISANVDLFAAKPFSSSASSSTMVDFFTTRRPVLQAKTKTGVVSIKSQIGDPFSEMLLNSVDESIRSQTFDPFSGKQLNSFDDS, from the exons ATGGAATTTATCAAGTTCATCGATCAAACAGTACGAGAAAT aAAGAAGGAAGTGAATGTTAAAATTCTTAAAGTTCCTGAGATTCAACAGAAA GTTTATGATGCAACAAGTTATGAACCTTGGGGATCTCATGGGTCTGACTTAACCGAGATTGCTCAAGCCACTAAGAAATTGGAACATCTAGCTCTATTTCCTCTGTTGATTGGTACTAG TACTGATTGTAAGATCATAATGAATGTACTTTGGACAGGATTGGCTGATGGTGGCAGCAACTGGCGTAATGTCTACAAG GCTTTGGCTGTTATGGAATATTTGGTGGCACATGGATCTGATACCGCAGTTTATGACATCATAAATCACTCTTTTCAAATATCA GCAAATGTTGATCTGTTTGCTGCGAAGCCTTTCAGTAgttctgcatcctcttcaacAATGGTCGATTTTTTCACTACTCGAAGACCAGTTTTGCAAGCTAAAACCAAGACTGGGGTTGTGTCTATTAAATCACAAATTGGTGATCCTTTTTCTGAAATGCTGCTGAACAGTGTTGATGAGTCTATTCGTTCACAGACTTTTGATCCCTTTTCTGGAAAGCAGCTGAACAGTTTTGATGACTCTTGA
- the LOC113316401 gene encoding zinc finger CCCH domain-containing protein 40-like produces the protein MAHRILRDPEVDGWESSDFPILCNSCLGDNPYVRMTKNEFDKECKICTRPFTVFRWRPGRNARYKKTEICQTCSKLKNVCQVCVLDLEYGLPVQVRDSALAIDSSDSIPRSDVNREYFAEECDRRARMGIDYESSYGKAPPGNTILKLQRTTPYYDRNRAPPCTFYAWGICNRGAACPYPHEMPVTGELSRQNIKDRFYGVNDPVAAKLLKKASDMPSLAPPDDESIKSLYIGGLDTRVTEQDLIDNFYSYGEIECINFLPSRPYAFVNYKTREGAEKAAEDLSNKLVIKGLRLKLLWGKSQAQRANFGSQDDEASRQVQPQPMSYFNIPPPPSANCYPSMDPQRMGAFVPSQEGCSNSPSITSYTQQGMYYPY, from the exons ATGGCACATAGAATTTTGAGAGACCCGGAGGTTGATGGATGGGAGTCGTCTGATTTTCCCATTCTCTGTAATTCATGTTTGGGTGATAATCCATATGTACGAATG ACTAAGAATGAGTTTGATAAGGAATGCAAGATCTGCACGAGACCATTCACGGTTTTCCGGTGGAGACCGGGTCGTAATGCCAGGTACAAGAAGACTGAAATTTGCCAGACATGTAGCAAGCTGAAAAATGTTTGCCAAGTCTGTGTCTTGGATCTGGAGTATGGACTGCCCGTTCAGGTTCGAGACTCTGCGTTAGCTATAGATTCCTCTGACTCCATTCCAAGGAGTGATGTGAACAGGGAGTACTTTGCAGAGGAGTGCGATCGAAGG GCAAGGATGGGGATTGATTATGAGTCATCCTACGGAAAGGCTCCACCTGGTAATACCATATTAAAGCTTCAAAGGACAACACCTTATTATGACAGAAACCGAGCTCCTCCTTGCACTTTCTATGCTTGGGGCATATGTAATAGAGGTGCTGCATGTCCGTATCCTCATGAAATGCCTGTAACTGGGGAGTTGTCTCGCCAAAACATAAAAGACCGTTTCTACGG TGTCAATGATCCGGTGGCAGCAAAACTGTTGAAGAAGGCAAGTGATATGCCGTCACTGGCTCCCCCTGATGATGAAAGCATCAAATCCCTTTACATTGGGGGTCTCGATACTAGAGTTACTGAGCAGGACCTGATAGACAATTTCTATTCCTATGGAGAGATTGAGTGTATAAATTTTTTGCCATCGCGACCATATGCTTTTGTAAATTACAAAACCagagaaggagcagagaaggctGCAGAAGACCTTTCTAATAAGCTGGTCATAAAGGGTCTGAGGCTGAAGCTTTTGTGGGGGAAATCTCAAGCCCAGAGGGCAAATTTTGGGAGCCAAGATGATGAAGCATCAAGACAGGTTCAACCACAACCTATGTCTTACTTCAATATTCCGCCTCCACCTTCCGCGAATTGTTACCCATCCATGGATCCTCAAAGGATGGGAGCTTTTGTTCCATCCCAGGAAGGTTGCAGTAACAGTCCAAGTATCACAAGTTATACCCAGCAGGGAATGTATTATCCTTACTAG